In Salmo salar unplaced genomic scaffold, Ssal_v3.1, whole genome shotgun sequence, the sequence GGGAACCCCACAGTACTCACCCTGGGGAACCCCACAGTACTCACCCTGGTTGGCCAGGACTTGGTTGATCCCGCTGGAGGTTATCGTCTGTATGAAGGTAAAGTAGCTTCTCCGTAACATCTGTTTCTCCAGGGCTGCTGCCTGGTCGTTGTCCTCAGCAGGACGACACAACACCTCAAAGATGGCCAGGACCAGAGGCATGAATACCTGCTGCAGGAACGGGGATACCTggtcctggagaggagagagagagagagagagagaggaccagaggCATGAATACCTGCTGCAGGAACGGAGATACCTggtcctggagaggagagagagagaggaccagaggCATGAATACCTGCTGCAGGAACGGGGATACCTggtcctggagaggagagaggaccagaggcATGAATACCTggtcctggagaggagagagagagagagagagagaggaccagaggCATGAATACCTGCTGCAGGAACGGAGAtacctggtcctggagagaggagagagagaggaccagaggCATGAATACCTggtcctggagaggagagagagagagagagagagagagagaggaccagaggCATGAATACCTGCTGCAGGAACGGAGATACCTggtcctggagaggagagagagagagagaggaccagaggCATGAATACCTggtcctggagaggagagagagagagagagagagaggaccagaggCATGAATACCTGCTGCAGGAACGGAGATACCTggtcctggagaggagagagagagaggaccagaggCATGAATACCTGCTGCAGGAACGGAGATACCTggtcctggagaggagagagaggaccagaggCATGAATACCTGCTGCAGGAACGGAGATACCTggtcctggagaggagagagagagagagagagagaggaccagaggCATGAATACCTGCTGCAGGAACGGAGATACCTggtcctggagaggagagagagagagagagagaggaccagaggCATGAATACCTggtcctggagaggagagagagagagagagagaggaccagaggCATGAATACCTGCTGCAGGAACGGAGATACCTggtcctggagaggagagagagagagagaggaccagaggCATGAATACCTGCTGCAGGAACGGAGATACCTggtcctggagaggagagagagagagagagagagaggaccagaggCATGAAtacctggtcctggagagagagagagagagagagagagagaggaccagaggCATGAATACCTGCTGCAGGAACGGAGATACCTggtcctggagaggagagagagagaggaccagaggCATGAATACCTGCTGCAGGAACGGAGATACCTggtcctggagaggagagagagagagagggagagaggaccagAGGCATGAATACCTGCTGCAGGAACGGAGATACCTGgtcctggggaggagagagacagagacagacgggacCAGAGGCATGAATACCTGCTGCAGGAACAGAGACACCTGGTCCAGGGAATGGGGGCATAGACTGTCCCTAACGTtagctaaccctaaacctaacccgttTAGCTTGGCTGTTTAGCTGTCAGTCCCCTACCATAGATATATTTTAAGGACCGGTTTCCTGGACAGATTAATCTTAGTCCTGAACCAAAACCCTTCCTTATGGAGATCCTAACTGAGTCCAGGAAACCAGCCCTAGATGTTCTCTGTAACTGTGTGTTTGGGTCCCCGAGTTACCTTGAACTTGGCAGTAATCTGACTGATGAGGGGAATAAACTCCTGCAGGTCTCTGGCCTCACAGTCCTTCAGCATGTGTTCTGATGCCGCCGGGACGAAGGGCAGGACCTCTTCCTCCAGACAGATGATCATGCGGTGGAGGAATGAGCGGACGGCGCTACGCAGCGACCCCCTCTGGACGGGACAGCTCAGCGCAGGCAGGAaggtctgcagacagtctctgtAGACCTCCGAACACCCACACTGCTTCACCGTCTGCTTGTTGCTGAACGCCTTACTGGTacgactagagggagggagaggagggagggagggagggggagggagagagggagggagagaggggagggagggagagagggagggagggagggaggggagggaggagggagggagggaggggagaggagggagggagaaggggagaggagggagggagaggagggggagggagggagggaggggagggagggagagagggagggagggagggagggagggagggaggaggagaggagggagaggagggagggagaggaggaggagagggagggagaagagggagaggatagtAGGGGGTCAGTGTTTGTATATTAGGGGGGTCAGTGTATGTATAttaggggtcagtgttggtatattaggggggtcagtgttggtatattaggggggtcagtgttggtatattaggggggtcagtgttggtatattaggggggggtcagtgtttgtatattagggggtcagtgttggtatattagggggtcagtgttggtatattagggggtcagtgtttgtatattaggggggtcagtgttggtatattagggggtcagcgttggtatattaggggggtcagtgttggtatattaggggggtcagtgttggtatattagggggtcaatgttggtatattagggggggtcagtgttggtatattaggggggtcagtgttggtatattaggggggtcagtgttggtatattagggggggtcagtgtttgtatattaggggggtcagtgttggtatattagggggtcagtgtttgtatattaggggggtcagtgttggtatattaggggggtcagtgttggtatattagggggggtcagtgttggtatattagggggtcagtgttggtatattaggggggtcagtgttggtatattaggggggtcagtgtttgtatattagggggtcagtgtgtatattagggggtcagtgttggtatattaggggtcagtgtttgtatattagggggtcagtgttgtatattagggggtcagtgttggtatattaggggggtcagtgttggtatattaggggggtcagtgttggtatattaggggggggtcagtgttggtatattaggggggtcagtgttggtatattagggggtcagtgttggtatattagggggTCAGTGGGTATATTAGGGGGTCAGTGTTTGTAT encodes:
- the LOC106596097 gene encoding exportin-T, whose amino-acid sequence is RTSKAFSNKQTVKQCGCSEVYRDCLQTFLPALSCPVQRGSLRSAVRSFLHRMIICLEEEVLPFVPAASEHMLKDCEARDLQEFIPLISQITAKFKDQVSPFLQQVFMPLVLAIFEVLCRPAEDNDQAAALEKQMLRRSYFTFIQTITSSGINQVLANQGVENIERVLFTIIQGAVDFPDPIAQKTCFIVLSKLVELWGGKDGMAGFPDFIYKHIVPACFLAPLKPSFDLTDAQTVLTLSECALTLKMIHLRRGPEFIQYLQQEYLPSLQVSPEITQEVCQVLQQPDAKVLKNYMKAFFQRAKL